The Xenorhabdus doucetiae genome has a window encoding:
- a CDS encoding DUF6201 family protein produces the protein MRAIKLMKYGIIAIFFLWWFFLSHVTFTIGSFYVTDSKNNDFMVKYYYPAPINLFGLYFWVVSELPTYVVLYDKDNNYIGQSDPFCMPHSIGIYGSEYILPDISKGDEYYERFFISGEPFDGSYTIPVKEKKWWSKVLQYFH, from the coding sequence ATGAGAGCAATTAAATTAATGAAATATGGCATTATTGCCATATTTTTTCTATGGTGGTTTTTTTTATCACATGTCACATTTACAATTGGTTCATTTTATGTGACCGATTCAAAAAATAATGACTTTATGGTTAAATATTATTATCCTGCTCCAATAAATCTATTCGGATTATATTTTTGGGTGGTAAGCGAACTCCCTACATATGTAGTTCTTTATGATAAAGATAATAATTATATTGGGCAAAGCGATCCTTTTTGTATGCCGCACTCTATTGGTATTTATGGTTCTGAATATATATTGCCTGATATTTCTAAAGGGGATGAATACTATGAACGGTTCTTTATTAGCGGTGAGCCTTTCGATGGGAGTTATACTATACCAGTGAAAGAAAAAAAATGGTGGAGCAAAGTACTGCAATATTTCCATTAA
- a CDS encoding 2-hydroxyacid dehydrogenase has product MNIIFFHPASHFNSDKWIQGIQTRLPEANVRQWVSGDNAPADYALVWLPPYEMLANRQDIKGIFSLGAGVDAILNQELENPGTLPEAIPLIRLEDAGMARQMQEYVVSSVLYYFRHMDEYKQYQEQRLWHPVPPHNRKEFVIGVLGAGVLGRSVIEKLREFDFSVRCWSRTPKQIDHVESFYGKAQLGDFLSECKVLINILPDTPETRGILSLSLFKQLKSGSYVINIARGAQLVEQDLLIAIDKGYVAGATLDVFVEEPLSNLHPFWTHPRINITPHIAAKTMPDEAMDIICENIRRIEKGESPSGLVDMTLGY; this is encoded by the coding sequence ATGAACATCATTTTCTTTCACCCTGCCTCTCATTTTAATTCTGATAAATGGATCCAAGGAATACAAACCAGATTACCCGAAGCGAATGTCCGGCAATGGGTGAGTGGTGATAATGCGCCTGCTGATTATGCTTTAGTTTGGTTGCCGCCCTATGAAATGCTGGCTAACCGTCAGGATATCAAAGGTATATTTTCGCTTGGCGCGGGAGTGGACGCCATCCTTAATCAAGAATTGGAAAATCCGGGTACGTTACCGGAAGCGATCCCATTAATCCGTCTTGAAGATGCCGGAATGGCTCGGCAAATGCAGGAATATGTGGTTTCTTCCGTTTTATACTACTTCCGCCACATGGACGAATATAAACAATATCAAGAACAGCGTCTTTGGCATCCGGTGCCTCCCCATAATCGAAAGGAGTTTGTTATTGGTGTCTTGGGAGCGGGGGTTTTGGGACGTAGCGTGATTGAAAAATTGCGGGAATTTGATTTTAGTGTTCGCTGCTGGAGCCGAACGCCAAAACAAATTGATCATGTCGAGAGTTTTTATGGGAAAGCGCAGTTAGGCGATTTTCTTTCTGAATGCAAGGTGTTGATTAATATCCTGCCGGACACTCCAGAAACACGGGGTATTTTAAGCCTTTCATTATTTAAGCAATTAAAATCGGGTTCCTATGTGATCAATATTGCCCGCGGTGCCCAACTCGTGGAACAAGATTTGCTGATTGCCATTGATAAAGGTTATGTTGCCGGTGCTACGCTTGATGTCTTTGTTGAAGAACCCTTATCAAATCTTCACCCCTTCTGGACTCATCCGCGTATCAATATCACGCCACATATTGCGGCAAAAACGATGCCTGATGAAGCGATGGATATCATTTGTGAAAATATCCGGCGAATCGAAAAAGGTGAATCCCCCAGCGGCCTCGTTGATATGACCCTCGGTTATTAA
- a CDS encoding TorD/DmsD family molecular chaperone, with translation MNEFSIVCRILGTLFNRAPQDPVLQPVITMIAEGKLKPLWPLEQDALLDRLQQHSELSVIEADYHALFTGESASVAVCRSDYTDKDESEVRQFLVERGMPLSDAPADQFGALLLAASWLEDQAAEDEVQAQIKLFDEYLLPWCGHFLGKVEAHATSGFYRTLAVMTREALQALREELDTD, from the coding sequence ATGAACGAATTTTCTATTGTTTGCCGCATATTGGGAACATTGTTTAACCGGGCACCACAAGATCCTGTTTTGCAACCCGTGATCACCATGATTGCGGAGGGAAAATTGAAACCATTATGGCCGTTGGAGCAGGATGCGTTGTTGGACAGGTTACAGCAACACAGTGAATTATCGGTGATTGAAGCGGATTATCATGCCTTATTTACCGGCGAATCTGCGAGCGTTGCAGTCTGCCGCTCTGATTATACCGATAAGGATGAAAGCGAGGTACGTCAGTTTTTAGTGGAGCGGGGTATGCCTCTGTCTGATGCTCCTGCTGATCAATTTGGCGCGTTATTGTTGGCCGCATCTTGGTTGGAAGATCAGGCGGCGGAAGATGAAGTGCAGGCACAAATTAAGTTGTTTGATGAGTACTTATTGCCTTGGTGCGGGCACTTTCTCGGTAAAGTTGAAGCTCATGCAACGAGTGGTTTTTATCGGACACTGGCGGTAATGACCCGAGAAGCCTTGCAGGCGTTACGTGAAGAATTGGATACTGATTAA
- a CDS encoding lipoprotein: MRKFFFGAVWVLAGLISGCDQFKEVSINEGLLNDYLLKKVHYQKQINLPAATTANITLGDLTSQIGRQDPEKMELSTLAKVQLATLLGTVQADMKLTISAKPIFNAEKGAIFIQGLEIVDYQTTPEKVATPIKALLPYLNSSLSEFFDTHPVYVLNPEKSKAEAAALKLAKGLEVKPGKLVIDLD; encoded by the coding sequence ATGCGAAAATTTTTCTTCGGGGCTGTATGGGTACTGGCAGGATTAATCAGCGGCTGCGATCAATTCAAGGAAGTCAGTATCAACGAAGGCTTGCTCAATGATTATTTATTAAAAAAAGTTCATTATCAAAAGCAAATTAACTTGCCCGCTGCGACCACCGCCAATATCACACTGGGGGATTTAACCAGTCAGATTGGCCGCCAAGATCCGGAAAAAATGGAATTATCAACGCTGGCAAAAGTTCAATTAGCCACCTTACTGGGTACAGTCCAGGCTGATATGAAACTGACCATCAGCGCTAAGCCGATATTTAATGCGGAAAAAGGGGCTATTTTCATTCAGGGGCTGGAAATTGTGGATTACCAGACCACGCCAGAAAAAGTGGCCACGCCAATTAAAGCGTTGCTCCCTTATCTGAATAGCTCTTTAAGTGAGTTCTTTGATACTCATCCGGTTTATGTTCTGAATCCAGAAAAAAGCAAGGCTGAAGCGGCTGCCTTAAAATTAGCCAAAGGATTGGAGGTTAAACCCGGTAAGTTAGTGATTGATTTAGACTAA
- a CDS encoding serine/threonine protein kinase, whose amino-acid sequence MQNFHRTYDDGNMGFTPPLPIGYCLNEFEIEEVISKSRSSIVYRVWDHHLKQTIAIKEYMPHSFAMRCRDMKLNLRGEKHSRREKLRKRFHTGLQNFIREAHLMSCFEHPCLPRFLRFWQQNCTAYIAMPFYKGITLNKLWVRHPHLINENWLCRILLPLLDALDTLHQRNYLHCDISLDNIFIQENQSPLLLDLGSSRQTTKCLSDDTEITVRSGFTPVEQYTANEENQQGPWTDIYALGAVLYTLIVGAPPPVSIVRNLEDNYQPLAKLRPMGYSLSFLHAVDSALAINPSERPPSITEFVAILQIIPI is encoded by the coding sequence TTGCAGAATTTTCACCGAACTTATGACGATGGCAACATGGGTTTTACTCCCCCTCTTCCCATTGGGTACTGCCTCAATGAATTTGAAATCGAAGAGGTCATTAGCAAAAGCAGGAGTAGTATTGTATATCGTGTTTGGGATCACCATCTTAAGCAAACTATTGCTATCAAAGAATATATGCCCCACTCTTTCGCTATGCGCTGCCGGGATATGAAACTCAACTTACGGGGAGAAAAGCACTCACGAAGAGAAAAGCTAAGAAAACGATTTCATACCGGATTGCAAAACTTTATCCGCGAAGCGCACTTGATGTCATGTTTCGAACATCCCTGTCTTCCCCGTTTTCTGCGCTTTTGGCAACAAAACTGCACGGCGTATATCGCAATGCCCTTTTATAAGGGGATAACATTAAATAAATTATGGGTAAGGCACCCACATCTTATCAATGAAAACTGGCTTTGCCGGATATTACTTCCTTTGTTGGATGCCCTTGATACGCTCCATCAAAGAAATTATTTACACTGCGATATCTCTTTGGACAATATTTTTATCCAAGAGAATCAATCACCCCTATTGCTGGATTTAGGATCGAGCCGCCAGACAACAAAATGCTTGTCTGATGATACCGAGATAACGGTCCGATCCGGCTTCACCCCGGTGGAACAGTACACCGCCAATGAAGAAAACCAACAAGGGCCTTGGACAGATATCTATGCGTTGGGGGCGGTGTTATATACTTTGATTGTGGGCGCCCCCCCACCCGTCAGCATTGTACGCAATCTTGAAGATAATTATCAGCCTCTGGCCAAACTGCGCCCTATGGGATATTCCTTGTCGTTTCTACATGCGGTTGACTCAGCCCTGGCAATAAACCCGTCAGAACGTCCCCCCTCCATAACCGAATTTGTGGCAATTTTACAAATTATACCAATCTAA
- the mdtH gene encoding multidrug efflux MFS transporter MdtH, translating into MSLVSQARNLGKYFLLFDNLLVVLGFFVVFPLISIRFVEQLGWAAVIVGFALGLRQLVQQGLGIFGGAIADRFGAKPMIVTGMLLRALGFALMAMAFEPWILLLSCILSGLGGTLFDPPRAALVIKLTRPHERNRFYSLLLMQDSAGAVIGALIGSWLLQYNFNLVCWIGATIFVLAALFNALFLPAYRISTIRTPIKEGLGRVIKDRRFFYYVLTLAGYFVLSVQVMLMFPIIIHEISGTATAVKWMYAIEAVISLTLLYPIARWSEKYFRQEQRLMAGLFLMSLCMFPIGWVNQLHLIFGLICLFYLGMVTAEPARETLSASLADPRARGSYMGFSRLGLALGGALGYTGGGWLYDTGHALGIPQLPWLLLGLVGLVTIYALHHQFNQKKIEPIIINK; encoded by the coding sequence ATGTCACTAGTTTCACAAGCACGTAACTTGGGTAAATATTTTCTTTTGTTTGATAATTTATTGGTTGTTTTAGGATTTTTCGTTGTTTTTCCCTTAATTTCAATTCGTTTCGTCGAACAACTGGGTTGGGCAGCGGTGATTGTCGGTTTCGCACTTGGCCTGCGTCAACTGGTCCAGCAAGGACTGGGTATTTTTGGCGGCGCTATTGCGGATAGGTTCGGAGCCAAGCCAATGATTGTCACAGGCATGTTGCTGCGTGCACTGGGCTTTGCCCTGATGGCGATGGCATTTGAGCCGTGGATATTGCTCCTATCCTGTATTCTGTCCGGATTAGGCGGAACCTTGTTCGATCCCCCCAGGGCGGCATTGGTCATTAAATTAACCCGCCCACATGAACGTAACCGCTTCTATTCACTTCTATTGATGCAAGACAGCGCGGGTGCGGTCATTGGTGCACTGATAGGAAGCTGGTTGTTACAGTATAATTTCAATCTTGTCTGCTGGATTGGCGCAACCATTTTCGTATTGGCCGCCCTGTTTAACGCTTTATTTCTTCCCGCCTACCGTATTTCAACCATCCGGACACCTATCAAGGAAGGTTTGGGGCGCGTGATTAAAGATCGCCGGTTCTTTTACTATGTACTGACATTAGCGGGTTATTTTGTGCTATCAGTACAAGTTATGCTGATGTTTCCGATCATTATCCATGAAATTTCCGGTACAGCCACCGCCGTTAAGTGGATGTATGCCATTGAAGCCGTGATTTCCCTGACGCTGCTCTACCCTATCGCACGCTGGAGTGAGAAATACTTTCGCCAAGAGCAACGTTTGATGGCGGGGCTGTTTTTAATGAGTCTCTGTATGTTCCCAATAGGTTGGGTCAATCAATTGCATCTCATTTTTGGCCTGATTTGTCTGTTCTATTTGGGCATGGTTACGGCAGAGCCTGCACGTGAAACGTTGAGTGCATCACTGGCTGATCCACGGGCACGGGGAAGTTATATGGGATTCAGTCGCCTGGGGTTGGCATTGGGAGGCGCATTGGGCTACACCGGCGGTGGATGGCTCTATGATACCGGCCATGCCTTGGGTATACCGCAGTTGCCGTGGCTCCTGCTGGGACTGGTGGGGTTAGTCACCATTTATGCCCTGCATCACCAATTCAACCAGAAGAAAATTGAACCAATCATTATCAACAAATAG
- a CDS encoding IS630 family transposase — MKIHLTPEQKRALELMHDTTRDSRVCDRIKAVLLASEGWTAQMIAQALRIHETTVSRHLKDFIAQEKLTPENGGSESHLSAKQTADLVDYLTANLLHTTAQIVDYVRARWQVSFSVGGMTKWLHRQGFSYKKPKGVPHKFDADKQQQFIDDYQSLKDRAGQNEPILFIDAVHPSQSTKLSYGWMKAGKNQVKVVETTGSRTRLNLLGALNLQRIEDTVIREYPSINAENIAYFFGAIRETYPLSQKIHIILDGAGYHRAELVKEVAYVLNIELHYLPPYSPNLNPIERLWKYMNEQVRNNVYFPDAKTFRETLRHFFHVTLPEKAKELTTRLTDNFQILKPASSS, encoded by the coding sequence ATGAAAATTCATCTGACACCAGAACAAAAACGTGCCCTCGAATTGATGCATGATACCACTCGTGATAGTCGAGTCTGTGATCGCATCAAGGCCGTGCTTTTGGCGTCAGAGGGCTGGACAGCTCAGATGATTGCTCAGGCCTTACGTATTCATGAAACTACGGTAAGCCGTCACCTAAAAGATTTCATCGCGCAGGAAAAACTCACCCCCGAAAATGGCGGTTCTGAAAGCCATCTCTCTGCCAAACAAACCGCCGATCTGGTTGATTATTTGACGGCAAATTTGCTGCATACGACCGCTCAAATTGTGGATTATGTACGAGCTCGTTGGCAGGTGTCTTTCAGCGTGGGAGGCATGACGAAATGGCTTCACCGACAAGGTTTCAGCTACAAAAAGCCAAAGGGCGTTCCTCATAAATTCGATGCGGATAAGCAGCAACAATTTATTGATGACTACCAGTCTCTGAAAGACCGGGCAGGTCAGAATGAACCTATCCTATTTATTGATGCGGTGCATCCTTCGCAGTCCACAAAGCTCAGCTATGGTTGGATGAAAGCGGGGAAAAATCAGGTAAAAGTGGTCGAAACCACCGGCAGTCGTACCCGTCTCAATCTTCTGGGCGCCCTCAATTTACAACGAATTGAAGACACCGTGATCCGTGAATACCCGAGTATCAATGCCGAAAATATCGCGTATTTTTTCGGCGCTATTAGAGAAACTTACCCACTTTCGCAAAAAATTCATATTATTCTGGATGGGGCGGGTTACCACCGGGCAGAATTGGTGAAAGAGGTGGCATATGTCCTTAATATTGAACTGCATTACCTACCGCCTTACAGCCCAAACCTCAATCCAATAGAGCGATTGTGGAAGTATATGAATGAGCAAGTACGTAACAATGTTTATTTTCCGGATGCGAAGACATTCCGTGAAACCCTTCGTCACTTTTTTCATGTCACTTTGCCAGAAAAAGCGAAAGAACTCACGACTAGACTGACTGACAACTTTCAGATTTTAAAACCTGCATCTTCAAGTTAG
- a CDS encoding DUF6402 family protein, with amino-acid sequence MAILKTKTVKGGEVTELEMDIFYLNQIPDVMDKMGWSIASELMKYWFNTKPAFEMDDALRNTYMKGKSIDIPKERYNDTIVKMNWAVNYKQVQDAIDILINKKLGNKASNDSIFKRLLKRNLVKSSSEKEIYVGYGSDIIDIDYTSQINVETFGGNYDAIDELRGAIGKGSLNLCVRGYYDLSQKKNRFVVDKIGFYIKDAYNFSGDYEPLGIWSRNDILGYGHILKFMTTYKLKDWRTLYKEYKGYVPVFNKDFRSWQRKHNEGGDYIVFSDVYWIEPPSEHQVIYESN; translated from the coding sequence ATGGCTATTTTAAAAACTAAAACTGTCAAAGGTGGTGAGGTTACAGAGTTGGAAATGGATATATTTTATTTAAACCAGATTCCCGATGTAATGGATAAAATGGGTTGGAGTATAGCATCTGAATTAATGAAATATTGGTTTAATACTAAACCTGCTTTTGAAATGGATGATGCTTTAAGAAATACGTATATGAAAGGAAAATCTATTGACATTCCAAAAGAACGATACAATGACACCATTGTTAAAATGAACTGGGCAGTAAATTATAAACAAGTACAGGATGCAATAGATATATTAATAAATAAAAAATTAGGTAATAAAGCCTCTAACGATAGTATCTTTAAAAGGTTACTGAAAAGAAATTTGGTTAAATCATCATCAGAAAAAGAAATATATGTTGGCTATGGTAGTGATATTATTGATATTGATTATACCAGCCAGATTAACGTGGAAACCTTTGGCGGTAATTATGATGCAATTGATGAGTTAAGAGGAGCTATCGGCAAGGGTAGTTTAAATCTTTGTGTACGTGGATATTATGATTTATCACAGAAAAAAAATAGATTTGTAGTTGATAAAATAGGCTTTTATATTAAAGATGCATATAATTTTTCTGGAGACTATGAGCCATTAGGCATCTGGAGCCGAAATGATATTCTCGGCTATGGACATATATTAAAATTTATGACCACTTATAAACTTAAAGATTGGAGAACCTTGTATAAAGAATATAAAGGTTATGTTCCTGTATTCAATAAAGATTTTAGGTCTTGGCAGAGAAAGCATAATGAAGGTGGTGATTATATTGTTTTTTCGGATGTTTATTGGATTGAGCCGCCAAGTGAACACCAGGTGATATATGAGAGCAATTAA
- the rimJ gene encoding ribosomal protein S5-alanine N-acetyltransferase: MFGYRSTSPKIRFITDRMVVRVVYEWDACRLAEYYAKNKDFLKPWEPSRDGSFYQPSGWTNRLNYIAELQRQGSAFNFLLLSPDENEVMGVANFTNIVRGAFYSCYLGYSLSEKWQGQGLMYEALQPTIRYMQRQQKMHRIMANYMPHNHRSGNLLKKLGFEREGYAKSYLMIDGVWQDHVLTSLIDDTWWDHIIPIAIEDA, translated from the coding sequence ATGTTTGGTTATCGTTCTACATCTCCCAAGATCCGCTTTATTACGGACAGAATGGTTGTTCGTGTGGTATATGAATGGGATGCCTGTCGGTTGGCTGAATATTATGCAAAAAATAAAGATTTTCTTAAGCCGTGGGAACCCAGCAGGGATGGCAGTTTTTATCAACCTTCCGGATGGACAAATCGGCTGAATTATATTGCGGAATTACAACGGCAGGGATCGGCATTTAATTTTTTGTTATTGAGTCCTGATGAAAATGAAGTAATGGGAGTGGCTAATTTCACGAATATTGTGCGAGGGGCGTTTTATTCCTGTTATCTTGGTTATTCTTTGAGCGAAAAATGGCAAGGGCAAGGGTTAATGTATGAAGCCTTGCAACCGACAATCCGCTATATGCAGCGTCAGCAGAAAATGCACCGGATTATGGCTAATTACATGCCACATAATCATCGCAGTGGAAATTTACTTAAGAAATTAGGTTTTGAACGGGAAGGTTATGCCAAGAGTTATTTAATGATTGATGGAGTCTGGCAGGATCATGTGTTGACATCATTGATTGATGATACGTGGTGGGATCATATTATACCAATCGCCATTGAAGATGCTTGA
- the tssH gene encoding type VI secretion system ATPase TssH — MSEISRSVLFGKLNRTLFTCLESATSFCKLRGNPYVELVHWLHQLMQQQNSDLQQLIRYFSLDESALTEDIVTALDRLPRGASAISDLSEHIDNAVERAWVYGSLKFGVSEIRSAHLLIGILKTFNLRNTLKSISPQFDQINADTLLDNFTGICNDSDESQASASSTDIQGITPQAAANSSLQQSSLQQYGQELTARARNGEIDPVSGRDEEIRQIIDILMRRRQNNPLLTGEAGVGKTAVIEGLALKIVAQEVPPPLRNVQLWLLDIGMLQAGAGAKGEFESRLRKVIDEVQSSPTPIILFIDEIHTLIGAGGQQGTGDAANLLKPALARGQLRTLGATTWSEYKKYIEKDPALTRRFQVVQVHEPDESKALLMLRSLVKALEQHHHVLLLDEAVEAAVRLSHRYIPARQLPDKAVALLDTACARVAISQYAEPAQLEDCRHRIEALHIEREIAEREFKLGIGDQQRSETILHELATLEAQKAQLQERWEQELFLIDKIISLRIQLHTEQYDDVPEAKHAELSALQQQLKTVQGEEPLIFAAVDSNIVSSVVSDWTGIPLNRMVKDEIDAVLQLADTLSQRVIGQYHGLELIAKRVRTSRAKLDDPNKPVGVFMLCGPSGVGKTETALALAETLYGGEQNLITINMSEFQEAHTVSTLKGAPPGYVGYGEGGVLTEAVRRRPYSVVLLDEIEKAHPDVHEIFFQVFDKGWMEDGEGRHIDFRNTIIILTSNIGTELINALCTQQETLPEPEKLSAALRKPLLNVFPAALLGRLLVIPYYPLSDEVMISIVQLQLARIKKRLLENHGITATFDDAMVEHIVSRCTEIESGGRMVDAILTNTLLPQISQQLLSASAHHEQYQHLRVSLEQDEFQFQFTH; from the coding sequence ATGTCAGAAATCAGTCGTTCTGTACTCTTCGGCAAACTTAACCGTACCCTGTTCACTTGTTTAGAGAGTGCCACTTCCTTTTGTAAGCTGCGTGGCAATCCTTATGTCGAATTAGTTCACTGGCTGCATCAACTCATGCAGCAACAAAACAGCGATTTACAGCAGCTTATCCGCTATTTTTCCTTGGATGAATCCGCACTGACGGAAGACATTGTGACCGCGCTGGATCGCTTACCACGCGGCGCCAGTGCTATTTCTGACCTTTCCGAGCATATTGATAATGCGGTGGAGCGCGCCTGGGTATACGGATCATTGAAATTTGGTGTCAGTGAAATTCGCAGCGCTCATTTGCTGATCGGCATCCTGAAAACCTTTAATTTACGCAATACGCTGAAATCCATTTCTCCCCAATTTGATCAGATTAATGCCGATACCCTGCTCGATAATTTCACTGGCATTTGCAACGATAGCGATGAATCCCAGGCAAGTGCATCATCAACGGATATACAGGGAATAACGCCACAAGCTGCGGCAAATTCCTCTCTGCAACAATCTTCTCTGCAACAATATGGCCAGGAACTGACTGCCCGGGCGCGCAATGGGGAAATTGATCCAGTCTCAGGGCGCGATGAGGAAATTCGTCAGATTATTGATATTCTGATGCGTCGCCGCCAAAATAATCCCCTGCTGACCGGTGAGGCGGGTGTCGGCAAGACCGCGGTGATTGAAGGATTAGCGCTCAAGATTGTGGCACAAGAAGTCCCTCCGCCTTTACGCAATGTCCAGCTTTGGTTATTGGATATCGGTATGCTACAGGCTGGAGCCGGTGCCAAAGGCGAATTCGAATCTCGTTTACGCAAAGTGATCGACGAAGTTCAGTCCAGCCCGACGCCCATCATTCTGTTTATTGACGAAATTCACACCTTGATTGGTGCCGGCGGACAACAGGGAACCGGTGATGCGGCCAACCTGTTAAAACCGGCCTTGGCGCGCGGTCAATTACGTACTCTTGGTGCCACAACGTGGTCTGAGTACAAAAAATATATCGAAAAAGATCCTGCCCTTACCCGTCGTTTTCAGGTGGTTCAAGTTCATGAACCTGATGAAAGCAAGGCGCTGCTTATGCTGCGCAGTCTGGTCAAGGCACTGGAACAGCACCATCATGTACTGTTGCTGGATGAAGCCGTGGAAGCCGCCGTGCGCCTTTCACACCGTTATATTCCCGCCCGTCAATTACCCGACAAGGCGGTGGCACTGCTGGATACAGCTTGTGCCAGAGTCGCCATCAGCCAATATGCCGAACCTGCGCAACTGGAAGATTGCCGTCATCGTATAGAGGCACTGCACATTGAGCGGGAGATTGCCGAACGGGAATTTAAGCTAGGCATCGGTGATCAACAACGTTCAGAAACTATTCTGCATGAACTCGCCACGTTGGAAGCGCAGAAAGCGCAATTGCAGGAACGTTGGGAACAAGAGCTTTTCTTGATCGATAAAATTATTTCCCTGCGAATTCAATTGCACACAGAGCAATATGATGATGTCCCTGAAGCAAAGCACGCCGAATTGTCAGCGTTACAGCAACAATTGAAAACCGTACAGGGAGAAGAGCCACTTATTTTTGCCGCTGTAGACAGCAATATTGTCTCTTCGGTTGTTTCAGACTGGACAGGCATTCCCCTCAATCGCATGGTAAAAGACGAAATCGACGCCGTATTACAGTTGGCGGATACCCTCAGCCAACGTGTTATTGGTCAGTATCATGGGTTAGAATTAATTGCCAAACGTGTACGCACTTCACGCGCCAAACTGGACGATCCTAATAAACCCGTCGGGGTTTTCATGTTATGTGGTCCGTCCGGTGTGGGTAAAACCGAAACCGCGCTCGCGCTGGCCGAAACGTTATATGGTGGGGAGCAAAACCTGATCACCATCAATATGAGTGAATTTCAGGAAGCGCACACCGTATCAACCTTGAAAGGGGCTCCGCCCGGCTATGTGGGGTATGGCGAAGGGGGAGTATTGACGGAAGCTGTCCGCCGCCGTCCTTACAGTGTGGTCTTGTTGGATGAAATCGAAAAAGCTCACCCTGATGTCCATGAGATTTTCTTTCAGGTCTTTGACAAAGGTTGGATGGAAGATGGCGAAGGGCGCCATATCGATTTTCGCAATACGATTATTATCCTGACGTCCAATATCGGCACTGAATTGATCAATGCACTTTGCACCCAACAAGAGACACTGCCAGAGCCAGAAAAGCTCAGTGCTGCGTTGCGCAAGCCATTATTGAATGTATTTCCTGCTGCCCTGTTGGGACGACTACTGGTTATTCCTTATTACCCGTTGAGTGATGAAGTAATGATAAGTATTGTGCAATTACAACTGGCGAGGATTAAAAAACGCCTGTTGGAAAACCACGGTATTACAGCAACATTCGATGATGCTATGGTCGAACATATCGTCAGCCGGTGCACCGAAATTGAGTCCGGCGGACGAATGGTTGATGCAATCCTGACCAATACGCTGCTGCCGCAAATCAGTCAGCAACTGCTTTCTGCCAGCGCGCATCATGAACAATACCAGCATCTTCGGGTTTCTCTCGAACAGGATGAGTTTCAATTTCAGTTCACCCATTAA
- a CDS encoding phage tail fiber protein, which yields MYADGKPCDIPEGCRLDIRVQMPEDSVWNLRKGHQYSE from the coding sequence ATTTATGCTGATGGGAAACCGTGTGATATTCCCGAAGGTTGCCGATTAGACATCCGTGTCCAGATGCCGGAGGATTCGGTGTGGAATTTGAGGAAGGGGCACCAATATTCAGAGTAG